Proteins encoded within one genomic window of Triticum aestivum cultivar Chinese Spring chromosome 2D, IWGSC CS RefSeq v2.1, whole genome shotgun sequence:
- the LOC123053481 gene encoding sugar transport protein MST1 yields the protein MARPPLAPAVGGDRIRSYGGGRVTLSVVVTCLMAASCGLIFGYDIGVSGGITQMESFLEKFFPEVLKGMKGAKRDAYCKYDNQMLTAFTSSLYIAGVLSSLVASRVTRRVGRQAVMLTGGALFLAGSAVNAAAVNIAMLIVGRMLLGFGVGFTAQAAPLYLAETSPAKWRGAFTTAYHVFLVIGTLAATVANYFTNRIPGWGWRVSLGLAGVPAIVVVLGALFVPDTPSSLVLRGDPDRARAALQRIRGADADVGDEFKDIVLAVEEARRNDEGAFERLRGKGYRHYLVMMVAIPTFFDLTGMIVITVFSPVLFRTVGFDSQKAILGSVILSLVNLFAVVVSTFVVDRAGRRFLFLAGGVAMMLCQVAVAWILADHLGGHHATTMARNYAKGVLVLMCLYTCSFGMSWGPLKWVVPSEIYPVEIRSAGQAMTVSIALSLSFAQTQVFITLLCAMKYAIFIFYAGWVLVMTVFMAALLPETKGVPLEAMRTVWAKHWYWRRFVGDAKQDSQVNCL from the exons ATGGCGAGACCTCCTCTCGCCCCGGCGGTCGGCGGCGACCGGATCCGCAGCTACGGCGGCGGCCGCGTGACGCTCTCCGTGGTGGTcacctgcctcatggccgcctcctgCGGCCTCATCTTCGGCTACGACATTGGCGTCTCAG GTGGCATCACGCAAATGGAGTCGTTCCTCGAGAAATTCTTCCCGGAGGTTCTCAAGGGGATGAAGGGCGCCAAGCGCGACGCCTACTGCAAATACGACAACCAGATGCTAACGGCGTTCACCTCCTCGCTGTACATCGCCGGCGTGCTGTCGTCGCTGGTGGCGAGCCGGGTGACCAGGAGGGTGGGCCGCCAGGCCGTCATGCTCACCGGCGGCGCCCTGTTCCTTGCCGGCTCCGCCGTCAACGCCGCCGCCGTGAACATCGCCATGCTCATCGTCGGCCGGATGCTGCTCGGCTTCGGCGTTGGGTTCACAGCGCAG GCGGCTCCGCTGTACCTCGCCGAGACATCGCCAGCCAAGTGGCGCGGCGCCTTCACCACCGCCTACCACGTCTTCCTTGTCATCGGCACGCTGGCGGCGACCGTCGCCAACTACTTCACCAACCGCATTCCGGGATGGGGCTGGCGGGTCTCCCTCGGCCTGGCCGGCGTGCCGGCCATCGTCGTTGTGCTGGGCGCCCTCTTCGTCCCCGACACTCCCAGCAGCCTCGTGCTGCGCGGAGATCCCGACAGGGCGCGCGCGGCGCTCCAGCGCATCCGCGGGGCGGACGCCGACGTGGGCGACGAGTTCAAGGACATCGTCCTCGCCGTGGAGGAGGCTCGCCGGAACGACGAGGGCGCGTTCGAGCGGCTGCGCGGCAAGGGGTACCGGCACTACCTGGTGATGATGGTGGCCATCCCCACTTTCTTCGACCTCACCGGCATGATCGTCATCACCGTCTTCTCGCCAGTGCTGTTCCGGACCGTGGGGTTCGACAGCCAGAAGGCGATCCTGGGCTCCGTCATACTTAGCCTGGTCAACTTGTTCGCCGTCGTCGTGTCCACCTTCGTCGTCGACCGTGCTGGCCGCAGGTTCTTGTTCCTCGCCGGCGGCGTAGCCATGATGCTCTGCCAG GTGGCGGTGGCGTGGATACTGGCGGATCATCTCGGAGGGCACCACGCGACGACGATGGCGCGGAACTACGCCAAGGGGGTGCTGGTGCTCATGTGCCTGTACACGTGCAGCTTCGGCATGTCGTGGGGGCCGCTCAAGTGGGTCGTGCCGAGCGAGATCTACCCTGTGGAGATCAGGTCGGCGGGGCAGGCCATGACCGTGTCCATCGCGCTCAGCCTCTCCTTCGCGCAGACGCAGGTGTTCATCACCCTGCTCTGCGCCATGAAGTACGCGATATTCATCTTCTACGCCGGCTGGGTCCTGGTGATGACGGTTTTCATGGCGGCGCTCCTGCCGGAGACCAAAGGCGTGCCGCTGGAGGCCATGAGGACGGTGTGGGCGAAGCATTGGTATTGGAGGAGGTTCGTTGGAGATGCCAAGCAGGACAGCCAGGTCAACTGCCTGTGA